Proteins found in one Pseudomonas marvdashtae genomic segment:
- a CDS encoding metalloregulator ArsR/SmtB family transcription factor: protein MADHLTPTTVFKCLADETRVRTMLLITREGELCVCELTCALNESQPKISRHLAQLRTCGLLSDRRQGQWVYYRLHPNLPDWVHQVLTITFESNKHWLSPDAKRLDEMGDRPERAAVCCENKVA from the coding sequence ATGGCTGACCATCTGACACCCACCACTGTTTTTAAATGCCTGGCTGATGAAACCCGTGTCCGCACCATGCTGCTCATCACGCGCGAAGGAGAGCTTTGTGTTTGCGAACTGACCTGCGCGTTGAACGAGAGTCAGCCAAAAATCTCCAGGCACCTGGCGCAGTTGCGCACGTGCGGGCTGCTTTCGGACCGCCGGCAAGGCCAATGGGTTTATTACCGGCTGCACCCAAATCTCCCCGATTGGGTTCATCAAGTGCTGACGATTACGTTCGAAAGCAACAAGCATTGGTTAAGCCCTGATGCCAAGCGCCTTGATGAAATGGGTGACCGTCCTGAACGTGCAGCCGTGTGCTGTGAAAACAAGGTCGCTTGA
- a CDS encoding flavin-containing monooxygenase, translating to MNVVNESTDVIVVGAGQAGLACGWHLQQQNLRFLILDAESQPGGNWRNYYDNLRLFSPAAYSSLPGMPFPAHAKHYPLRDEVIRYLEQYADAFQLPIRQNIRVQNVRREDGLFLLHTSDGQCFRSKALIVCTGGFNQPFIPDIPGLGSFRGQRLHSADYRNVDGFGDQRVVVIGAANSAVQIAHELAQVSRVVLATRESIRFFPRKVLGVDFHAWLKWTGLEKTRWLNDQSTPVLDDGTYRRAMKRGVFERKPMFTQVTPTGVIWADGQHAEVDSLIFATGFRPNLGFLAGLHVAGNETLTQRNGEAEHVPGLYFVGLPKQRNFASATLRGVGPDASHIIPSLMRYIGNASHPVFA from the coding sequence ATGAACGTAGTTAACGAGTCCACGGATGTCATCGTTGTTGGTGCGGGCCAAGCTGGGCTCGCGTGCGGTTGGCATCTGCAGCAGCAGAACCTCAGGTTTCTTATCCTGGATGCCGAGAGCCAGCCAGGTGGAAATTGGCGCAATTATTACGACAACCTGAGACTTTTTTCCCCTGCTGCTTACTCATCGTTACCCGGAATGCCATTTCCGGCGCACGCCAAGCATTACCCGCTACGCGATGAAGTCATACGTTATCTGGAGCAGTACGCGGACGCTTTCCAGCTACCCATCCGGCAGAACATACGCGTCCAGAACGTGCGCAGGGAGGATGGACTATTTTTGCTTCACACATCGGATGGCCAGTGTTTCCGCTCAAAAGCATTGATCGTTTGCACAGGTGGATTCAATCAGCCTTTCATCCCTGACATTCCAGGGCTGGGAAGTTTTCGCGGGCAACGTTTACACAGTGCGGATTACCGAAATGTCGACGGCTTCGGTGATCAACGCGTCGTGGTCATCGGTGCGGCCAACTCTGCTGTACAAATTGCCCATGAATTGGCTCAAGTCAGCCGAGTCGTATTGGCAACGAGGGAATCGATTCGGTTTTTTCCGCGAAAAGTCCTCGGTGTGGATTTCCATGCTTGGCTCAAGTGGACAGGACTGGAGAAGACTCGTTGGTTGAATGATCAAAGTACCCCTGTGCTGGATGACGGCACCTATCGTCGAGCCATGAAGCGGGGAGTTTTTGAACGCAAACCAATGTTCACGCAGGTAACGCCAACGGGCGTTATCTGGGCTGATGGGCAGCATGCTGAGGTGGACAGTCTGATTTTTGCGACAGGGTTTCGTCCGAATCTTGGTTTTTTGGCAGGTCTGCACGTGGCGGGAAACGAAACTCTGACTCAACGCAACGGAGAGGCGGAGCATGTGCCGGGTTTGTATTTCGTGGGATTACCGAAGCAGCGCAATTTTGCCTCGGCCACCCTTAGAGGCGTTGGGCCAGATGCTTCTCACATCATCCCCAGTTTGATGCGCTACATCGGCAATGCATCGCACCCCGTGTTCGCTTGA
- a CDS encoding TetR/AcrR family transcriptional regulator translates to MGKKNAVVAAEPAETSTKERILKIAAQLFSTRGFHATGMAELEKATGLARGALYYHIGSKEELLFEITSRYLRVLIAEGTPLCESDQPAEDKFRQFSAIVMRTIVTHLAEMTVCFREVYSVIGERQTELLDLHRQYEKLWSNILKAGVSEGTFRTSDSLAVKAILGIHHYSYLWIKPGGPRSPESIATFFCDTLLPGLKVEPRPA, encoded by the coding sequence ATGGGAAAAAAGAACGCCGTCGTCGCTGCCGAACCTGCTGAAACAAGCACTAAGGAGCGGATACTGAAGATCGCTGCGCAGCTGTTCTCGACGCGCGGGTTTCACGCAACCGGCATGGCTGAGTTGGAAAAAGCCACTGGCCTGGCTCGAGGCGCGCTGTATTACCACATCGGCAGCAAGGAAGAATTGCTGTTCGAAATCACCAGCCGGTATTTGCGAGTGCTCATCGCAGAAGGTACGCCCCTGTGCGAGAGCGACCAGCCTGCAGAAGATAAATTTCGCCAATTCTCGGCCATCGTGATGCGCACGATTGTCACCCACCTGGCCGAAATGACGGTGTGTTTTCGAGAAGTGTATTCGGTCATTGGCGAGCGCCAGACTGAATTGCTCGACCTGCACCGGCAGTATGAAAAGCTCTGGTCGAATATCCTCAAGGCTGGCGTGAGCGAGGGGACCTTCCGCACATCTGACTCGTTAGCCGTGAAGGCTATTCTTGGCATCCACCACTACAGCTACTTGTGGATCAAGCCCGGTGGCCCGCGCTCTCCGGAATCCATCGCGACGTTCTTTTGCGACACCCTCCTGCCCGGACTGAAGGTTGAGCCGCGCCCGGCTTGA
- a CDS encoding FAD-dependent oxidoreductase has product MENNQLPVAIIGAGPVGLAAAAHLLARGLTPLILEAGPKAGSSIEEWAHVKMFSPWQFNVDKEAAKLLLANGWIPPPENEYPTGRELLDRFVRPLADLDQIKRHLQLKTRVLAVTRLGQDVMKTQGRSAAPFLLRVAGAAGEQDVLARAVIDASGTYLTPNWMGAHGIPALGEIEHAAHITYGIPQVLGRARNRYANKRVLVVGGGHSAFNALQDLVRLTQEAPQTKVLWAIRGNSLERILGGGAHDQLEERGKLGLKIRRLLDDGVIELFRNVAIDQIAGDGQGVVVKARGQLLPPSDELIVATGFRPDMSLLSELRIALDPATQSPVVLAPMIDPNEHSCGTVRPHGAVELSHPEEGLFIVGMKSYGRAPTFLLMTGYEQIRSVVAALAGDWDAAKRVELVLPETGICNSNFDEADDRSEVSPVQRSCCGAGGDAVEVASRASPGCCKG; this is encoded by the coding sequence ATGGAGAACAATCAACTTCCGGTCGCCATCATTGGCGCGGGTCCAGTGGGCCTTGCCGCCGCCGCTCACCTGCTGGCCAGAGGTCTCACACCGCTGATTCTGGAAGCTGGCCCGAAAGCCGGGTCCAGTATTGAAGAATGGGCGCACGTGAAGATGTTTTCTCCATGGCAGTTCAACGTGGACAAGGAGGCGGCCAAGCTTTTGCTCGCCAATGGTTGGATTCCACCACCGGAAAACGAGTATCCAACGGGCCGTGAACTGTTGGACCGATTTGTTCGACCGCTCGCGGACCTGGACCAGATCAAGCGTCACTTGCAGCTCAAGACCCGTGTTCTGGCGGTCACGCGCCTCGGTCAGGATGTGATGAAGACCCAGGGCAGATCGGCAGCGCCTTTTTTACTGCGTGTCGCAGGAGCAGCGGGTGAACAAGATGTGCTGGCCCGCGCTGTCATTGATGCCTCGGGCACCTACCTGACACCCAACTGGATGGGCGCCCATGGCATCCCTGCTTTAGGCGAGATTGAGCATGCAGCGCACATTACGTACGGCATTCCGCAGGTATTGGGGCGCGCCAGGAATCGTTATGCCAACAAAAGAGTGCTGGTGGTAGGTGGTGGTCACTCCGCGTTCAACGCCCTTCAGGATCTGGTGCGACTGACTCAGGAGGCGCCGCAAACCAAAGTGCTCTGGGCGATCCGGGGTAACTCTCTTGAGCGCATTCTGGGTGGCGGTGCACATGACCAATTGGAAGAGCGCGGAAAGCTCGGCCTGAAGATTCGCCGGTTATTGGATGACGGCGTGATCGAGCTGTTCAGGAACGTCGCTATCGATCAGATTGCCGGCGATGGCCAGGGAGTGGTCGTGAAGGCGAGAGGGCAGTTACTTCCACCCTCGGACGAGCTGATTGTGGCGACTGGATTCCGCCCTGACATGAGCCTGCTCAGCGAGCTACGTATCGCACTCGATCCTGCGACCCAAAGCCCAGTGGTGCTCGCACCAATGATTGATCCCAACGAGCACAGCTGCGGTACGGTCAGGCCCCATGGCGCGGTAGAGCTGTCGCATCCCGAGGAAGGCTTGTTCATTGTGGGAATGAAAAGCTATGGCCGAGCACCAACGTTTTTGTTGATGACGGGCTATGAGCAGATACGGTCTGTTGTCGCGGCATTGGCCGGCGATTGGGATGCGGCCAAAAGGGTTGAGCTGGTCCTTCCGGAGACTGGCATTTGCAACTCGAACTTCGATGAGGCTGATGATCGATCGGAGGTTTCGCCAGTTCAGCGCTCTTGTTGTGGGGCTGGAGGCGACGCGGTTGAAGTTGCTTCTCGGGCCTCGCCTGGTTGTTGCAAAGGCTAG
- a CDS encoding MFS transporter, which yields MGFTQILAWGSTYYLPAVLASPIAKETGWSITSVVGGLSWGLLVAGASSPAVGRQIDRRGGRSVLAASSLLLALGMLLMGLADNIATYYVAWTLIGVAMAAGLYDAAFSTLGRLFGESARTSVTGLTLLGGFASTLGWPVIAGLESWIGWRNACLTLAATHLLIGLPIHALLIPGSTKQPPHPVAVESPNASELRPSATHQLFLLIAAMLTVLALVVSGISVHLLNVLKQLGIATAVALAIGMVIGPAQVLARVAEFSVGRHLHPTWSARAGVLLCLIGLGLLIAGLPWLAFVAIAFYGAGNGILTIARGTLPLALFGPQGYGVRMGLLARPVLVAQACGPIAAAYVLDSFGASVLLSVMCGLLLLCFIATWRLPTTQKDM from the coding sequence ATGGGGTTCACCCAGATTCTTGCCTGGGGTTCGACCTACTACTTGCCGGCGGTGCTTGCGTCTCCGATAGCCAAAGAGACGGGATGGTCCATCACCAGTGTGGTGGGCGGCCTGTCCTGGGGGTTGCTGGTGGCGGGAGCGTCCTCGCCGGCCGTTGGTCGTCAGATTGACCGCCGTGGTGGGCGCTCTGTCCTGGCCGCCAGTTCGCTGCTGCTGGCTCTCGGCATGCTATTGATGGGACTCGCGGACAACATTGCCACCTACTATGTCGCCTGGACTCTGATCGGCGTTGCCATGGCGGCAGGCCTATACGACGCCGCCTTCTCAACCTTGGGCCGACTTTTCGGCGAGTCGGCTCGAACGTCAGTCACCGGGCTGACCTTATTGGGTGGCTTCGCCAGCACCCTAGGTTGGCCGGTGATTGCGGGACTGGAGAGTTGGATCGGCTGGCGAAACGCCTGCCTTACCCTCGCCGCAACTCATCTGCTGATCGGATTGCCCATCCATGCGTTGTTGATTCCTGGAAGCACAAAGCAACCGCCCCACCCCGTAGCAGTAGAATCACCCAATGCATCCGAGCTTCGCCCTAGTGCCACCCACCAATTGTTTTTGCTGATTGCCGCCATGCTGACGGTTCTGGCGCTGGTCGTATCAGGTATCTCAGTACACCTGCTCAATGTCCTCAAGCAATTGGGCATCGCGACTGCCGTGGCCTTAGCCATCGGCATGGTGATTGGTCCTGCGCAAGTTTTGGCACGGGTGGCGGAGTTTTCCGTAGGCAGGCACCTCCATCCAACCTGGTCCGCACGGGCCGGTGTGTTGCTGTGTTTGATTGGGCTTGGGCTGCTGATTGCAGGCCTGCCCTGGCTGGCCTTTGTGGCGATAGCATTTTACGGCGCCGGTAACGGCATCCTCACCATCGCTCGCGGTACCCTCCCCTTGGCGCTGTTCGGGCCTCAAGGGTATGGCGTACGAATGGGACTGCTCGCAAGACCCGTCCTGGTCGCCCAAGCCTGCGGCCCCATCGCCGCCGCTTACGTTCTGGACAGCTTCGGAGCATCAGTTCTGCTAAGCGTGATGTGCGGGCTTCTGTTGCTGTGCTTCATCGCCACTTGGCGCCTGCCAACTACACAAAAAGACATGTAG
- a CDS encoding arsenate reductase ArsC, which yields MKILFLCTANSCRSILCEAVFNHLAPDGMKAYSAGSQPKGEVHPLSLKTLEKAGISTLGLSSKSSDAHMNLAPDFVITVCDKAAGEACPVFFGPATKAHWGLADPSEYHGTQEEIEAAFEATLEQIKTRIQAFLALPLSQLNAEQLKAELALIGTL from the coding sequence ATGAAAATCCTTTTTCTCTGCACTGCCAACAGCTGCCGCAGCATCCTTTGTGAAGCGGTCTTCAATCATTTGGCGCCTGACGGCATGAAAGCCTACAGCGCGGGTAGTCAACCCAAAGGCGAAGTGCACCCGCTGAGTCTCAAAACGTTGGAAAAGGCGGGTATCTCGACGCTCGGGCTGTCCAGCAAGTCCAGTGATGCCCATATGAACTTGGCACCTGATTTCGTCATCACGGTATGCGACAAGGCTGCCGGGGAGGCATGTCCTGTCTTTTTCGGGCCGGCCACCAAGGCGCACTGGGGGTTGGCTGACCCTTCGGAATACCACGGAACTCAGGAAGAGATAGAGGCGGCGTTTGAAGCCACCCTGGAGCAGATCAAAACCCGTATCCAAGCCTTCCTGGCTTTACCGCTTTCTCAACTGAATGCCGAGCAGCTCAAGGCAGAGCTGGCTCTCATTGGCACGCTGTAA
- a CDS encoding arsenate reductase ArsC encodes MTSKTRVLFICTANAARSQLAQALLRHTDSEHFEAFSAGTVPTQVDPRTFDALSHLGVSTEGLRSKSIDEFRGERFDFVITLCDKAAAECQSLPGAGEVLAWSFEDPVASTKPDAFRHTLHEIHERIKMFVLVKTKR; translated from the coding sequence ATGACCAGCAAAACCCGTGTTCTGTTCATTTGTACCGCCAACGCTGCCCGCTCGCAGTTGGCGCAAGCGCTGCTGCGCCATACCGATTCGGAGCATTTCGAGGCGTTCAGCGCCGGCACCGTTCCCACCCAGGTCGATCCACGTACCTTTGACGCGCTCTCCCACCTTGGGGTGAGTACCGAAGGGCTGCGTAGTAAGTCGATCGACGAGTTTCGAGGTGAGCGTTTCGATTTCGTCATCACGTTGTGCGATAAAGCAGCAGCGGAGTGCCAATCCTTACCGGGTGCTGGCGAAGTGTTGGCTTGGAGTTTCGAGGATCCGGTCGCCAGCACCAAGCCCGACGCATTTCGCCACACGCTTCATGAAATTCATGAGCGCATCAAGATGTTTGTCTTGGTGAAAACCAAACGCTGA
- a CDS encoding SulP family inorganic anion transporter, with protein MLQTLKQTWLSNVRGDALAGLVVALALIPEAIAFSIIAGVDPKVGLYASFCICAVIAFVGGRPGMISAATGAMALLMVTLVKEHGLQYLLAATLLCGVLQILAGYLKLGSLMRFVSRSVVTGFVNALAILIFMAQLPELTNVSWHVYAMTAAGLGIIYLFPYVPKIGKLIPSPLVCILTLTAVAIYLGLDIRTVGDMGQLPDTLPIFLWPDVPLNFETLRIIFPYSAALAVVGLLESMMTATIVDDLTDTTSNKNRECKGQGIANIAAGMLGGMAGCAMIGQSIINVKSGGRTRLSTLCAGIFLLLMVVFLGEWLSKIPMAALVAVMIMVSIGTFSWDSLRNLKEHPLSTNLVMVATVVVVVATHNLAFGVLVGVLLAALFFANKVGHYLEIKSTLEEAPSHRTYRVVGQVFFSSADKFTEAFDFKEALNKITIDLTQAHFWDITAVAALDKVVIKFRREGAEVEVLGLNEASATIVDRFGVHDKPDAIDKLMSH; from the coding sequence ATGCTGCAAACACTTAAACAAACGTGGCTGTCCAACGTCCGTGGCGATGCGCTCGCGGGACTGGTGGTCGCACTCGCGCTGATCCCGGAAGCCATCGCTTTTTCCATCATCGCCGGCGTCGACCCCAAGGTCGGTCTCTACGCCTCCTTCTGTATCTGTGCTGTCATCGCTTTTGTCGGCGGGCGCCCCGGAATGATCTCAGCGGCGACCGGCGCCATGGCACTGCTGATGGTTACGCTGGTAAAAGAGCATGGACTACAGTACCTGCTGGCCGCGACTCTGCTATGTGGCGTACTTCAAATCCTTGCCGGTTACCTGAAGCTTGGCTCGTTGATGCGCTTTGTTTCACGTTCGGTAGTCACCGGTTTCGTAAACGCACTGGCGATCCTGATTTTCATGGCGCAGTTGCCCGAACTTACGAATGTCTCCTGGCACGTCTACGCCATGACCGCAGCGGGCCTCGGGATCATCTACCTGTTCCCTTACGTACCGAAGATCGGCAAGCTGATCCCTTCACCGCTGGTATGCATCCTGACCCTGACGGCGGTTGCGATTTATCTGGGCCTGGATATCCGCACCGTAGGTGACATGGGCCAACTGCCGGACACACTGCCGATTTTTCTGTGGCCTGACGTCCCGCTGAACTTTGAAACCCTGCGCATCATCTTCCCCTACTCTGCCGCGCTGGCCGTCGTGGGCCTGTTGGAGTCCATGATGACGGCGACCATCGTCGATGACCTGACCGATACCACTAGCAACAAAAATCGGGAGTGCAAGGGCCAAGGCATTGCCAACATCGCTGCCGGGATGCTCGGCGGCATGGCGGGTTGCGCCATGATCGGCCAGTCGATCATCAACGTAAAATCCGGTGGTCGCACACGTCTCTCGACATTGTGCGCGGGTATTTTCTTGCTGCTGATGGTGGTATTCCTCGGCGAATGGCTCTCCAAGATACCGATGGCTGCACTTGTCGCAGTGATGATCATGGTGTCTATCGGGACCTTCAGTTGGGATTCCCTGCGTAATTTGAAAGAGCATCCGCTGTCGACCAATCTCGTCATGGTCGCGACGGTTGTAGTCGTCGTGGCAACGCATAACTTGGCCTTTGGCGTACTGGTAGGCGTGCTGTTGGCTGCGCTGTTCTTCGCCAACAAAGTCGGACACTACCTGGAGATCAAGAGCACGCTTGAGGAGGCACCGTCCCATCGGACATATCGCGTGGTGGGCCAAGTATTCTTCAGTTCGGCAGACAAGTTCACCGAAGCTTTTGATTTCAAGGAAGCGCTCAACAAGATCACCATCGATCTTACACAGGCGCATTTCTGGGACATCACCGCCGTCGCAGCGCTGGATAAAGTGGTGATCAAGTTCCGTCGCGAAGGTGCCGAGGTTGAAGTGCTGGGCCTGAATGAGGCCAGCGCCACAATTGTTGACCGCTTTGGCGTGCATGACAAACCTGACGCCATCGACAAACTCATGAGCCACTAA
- a CDS encoding ArsR/SmtB family transcription factor gives MTNPTSTRTCAIDAAIDSLDGAFFKALCEPSRVAVLKRVMQLGRADIAEIAEGLPQERSVVSRHLQVLLEAGIVRATKVSRQMFYEVDGPAVVTRLEAILRHMKSLAPFCCPGAPK, from the coding sequence ATGACAAACCCAACCTCTACACGTACCTGTGCAATTGATGCTGCTATCGACTCTCTCGATGGAGCCTTCTTCAAGGCTCTGTGCGAGCCGTCGCGGGTAGCTGTGCTCAAGCGAGTCATGCAACTGGGGCGAGCGGATATCGCCGAGATTGCCGAAGGGCTGCCTCAAGAGCGTTCAGTGGTATCCCGACATCTGCAAGTGCTGTTAGAGGCGGGCATCGTCCGTGCTACGAAGGTCAGTCGGCAGATGTTCTATGAGGTGGATGGACCGGCGGTGGTGACACGGCTCGAAGCCATTCTCCGGCACATGAAGAGTCTGGCCCCGTTTTGCTGCCCTGGTGCACCAAAGTAG
- a CDS encoding MarR family winged helix-turn-helix transcriptional regulator: protein MAKRKNDPLTQDAEELYEALNQLVRVYQFRDRDRICCYDVSVTQCYAVETLVKKGALRLQVLAEEMFLDKSTASRVVDTLERKGYVSRVEDDEDRRAVRIQATDAGRELYEKIRTDLIAEERGMIENLSAEARQGALSLLRQITRATEIRCGLASDCCPAVKKD, encoded by the coding sequence ATGGCAAAGCGTAAAAATGACCCGCTGACTCAGGATGCCGAGGAATTGTATGAGGCGTTGAACCAGTTGGTGCGTGTGTACCAGTTTCGGGATCGGGATCGGATCTGCTGCTACGACGTATCGGTAACCCAATGTTATGCCGTCGAGACGCTGGTCAAGAAGGGCGCTCTGCGCCTTCAGGTGTTGGCAGAAGAAATGTTCTTGGACAAAAGCACGGCAAGCCGTGTGGTAGATACCCTGGAACGCAAAGGGTATGTGTCCCGCGTTGAGGATGATGAGGATCGGCGTGCAGTACGAATCCAGGCAACGGATGCTGGACGTGAGTTATACGAGAAAATCAGGACTGACCTGATTGCCGAGGAGCGAGGGATGATCGAGAACCTCTCGGCTGAAGCCAGGCAAGGAGCGCTGAGTTTGCTCAGGCAGATTACACGGGCCACGGAGATTCGCTGCGGGCTCGCGAGTGACTGCTGCCCAGCCGTGAAGAAGGATTGA
- a CDS encoding universal stress protein yields MTHVMACIDSSPSSPAVSDYAAWASQRLNAPLTLLHVLDQEKYPASADLSGNIGLGSREHLLEELATLDARRAKLALEHGQHLLEMAQERMIASGAVAPDLKQRHGHLVESLSCLQDDIRLLVIGRVGEDSKQGANSLGSQIEAVVRAIHRPILITASHFKKPGKVMLAFDGSATAHKTVEMLASSTLCTGLSVHIVMVGADSEDNRKELEKARCTLVSSGLKVQAEILTGEVETVLHAYQAEHMIDLLVMGAYGHSRIRQFLVGSTTTTMLRTTALPVLLLR; encoded by the coding sequence ATGACTCACGTAATGGCATGCATTGATAGCTCACCCTCCTCGCCGGCGGTCAGCGACTACGCAGCATGGGCATCGCAACGGCTTAATGCGCCGCTGACACTGCTCCATGTTCTAGACCAAGAAAAATACCCGGCGTCAGCCGATCTCAGCGGCAACATCGGCCTGGGTAGCAGAGAGCATTTGCTGGAGGAGCTGGCCACACTGGATGCCCGGCGTGCAAAGCTCGCCCTGGAGCATGGCCAGCACCTGCTTGAAATGGCCCAAGAGCGGATGATCGCCTCCGGTGCGGTAGCGCCTGATCTGAAACAGCGACATGGCCACCTCGTCGAAAGCCTGAGCTGCCTCCAGGACGACATCCGTCTGCTGGTGATTGGGCGAGTGGGTGAAGACAGTAAGCAAGGCGCTAATAGTCTTGGCAGCCAGATTGAAGCCGTTGTCCGTGCAATCCACCGTCCCATCCTGATCACCGCCAGCCACTTTAAAAAACCTGGAAAAGTCATGCTGGCATTTGACGGGAGCGCCACGGCTCATAAGACCGTAGAGATGCTTGCTTCAAGCACGCTGTGCACAGGTCTGTCGGTTCATATCGTTATGGTTGGAGCGGATTCTGAGGACAACCGAAAAGAGCTGGAGAAAGCACGATGCACACTGGTCTCGTCTGGCCTGAAGGTTCAAGCCGAGATCCTGACAGGTGAGGTAGAGACGGTTCTGCATGCCTATCAAGCCGAGCACATGATTGACCTGCTAGTAATGGGCGCGTACGGACACTCGCGTATCAGGCAGTTCCTGGTGGGCAGTACGACTACGACGATGCTTCGAACGACTGCGCTCCCGGTACTGCTGCTTCGCTGA
- a CDS encoding DMT family transporter, whose product MTISNPVTKASSSSASARLIAMICFAMLAFAANSLLCRLALKHTDIDAASFSVVRLASGALVLWLLCALRRTSTIGKGSWQGAAALFVYVFAFSFAYRHLETGTGALLLFGAVQLSMVLYGMFKGERMHTLAVVGFVLAIAGLVSLLLPGAAAPDPVSALTMLLSGVAWGIYSLLGKTVADPLATTAGNFLRSIPLVLVASLPFLSELRWDLLGVFYAVLSGALASGVGYAVWYVAVRYLAAFQAATVQLSVPILASLAGIVFLGESLSVRMVLASAAVLGGVALVLGSKQPG is encoded by the coding sequence ATGACAATAAGCAACCCCGTAACGAAGGCGTCCAGCTCGTCAGCCTCGGCAAGATTGATCGCGATGATCTGTTTCGCCATGCTCGCCTTTGCCGCGAACTCCTTGCTGTGCCGCCTGGCGCTTAAGCACACCGACATTGATGCTGCGAGTTTCAGCGTTGTCCGGCTGGCCAGCGGGGCCTTGGTGTTATGGCTGTTGTGTGCCTTGAGGCGGACCTCAACCATAGGCAAAGGCAGTTGGCAGGGGGCCGCTGCCTTGTTCGTTTACGTCTTTGCTTTTTCCTTCGCGTACCGTCATTTGGAGACCGGGACGGGGGCATTGCTGCTGTTTGGCGCGGTTCAGCTGAGCATGGTTCTGTACGGCATGTTCAAAGGCGAGCGGATGCACACGTTGGCAGTCGTTGGGTTTGTGCTGGCGATTGCTGGCTTGGTCAGTCTGCTGCTTCCAGGTGCCGCAGCACCTGACCCCGTTAGCGCACTCACGATGCTGTTATCGGGGGTGGCATGGGGGATCTATTCACTGCTTGGCAAAACTGTCGCCGATCCGCTGGCAACCACAGCCGGCAATTTTCTGCGCTCGATTCCCCTGGTCTTGGTTGCAAGTTTGCCGTTTCTCTCAGAGCTGCGTTGGGATCTGCTGGGAGTATTTTATGCGGTTCTTTCCGGCGCGCTGGCGTCGGGCGTTGGCTACGCGGTCTGGTACGTCGCGGTGCGTTATCTTGCAGCGTTTCAAGCCGCGACGGTGCAGTTGAGCGTGCCCATCCTGGCTTCGCTGGCTGGTATCGTTTTTCTGGGGGAAAGCCTTAGCGTAAGGATGGTGTTGGCATCCGCCGCTGTGCTGGGGGGTGTTGCGTTGGTGCTGGGCAGCAAACAGCCCGGCTAG
- a CDS encoding arsinothricin resistance N-acetyltransferase ArsN1 family A: MRVRSAEPNDTVSIAAIYNQGIEERSSTFETTPRSPADMLERINSIERYPVLVMVDEADQVVGWAGLSSYRARACYDGIADFSIYLDSSIRGQGLGKQLLQSLLKEAETHGFWKVLSRIFTFNHASLALCAACGFRQVGVYEKHACLEGRWLDCAIVERLFPINQPA, encoded by the coding sequence ATGCGAGTTCGTTCAGCTGAACCCAACGACACAGTTTCAATTGCGGCCATCTACAACCAGGGAATCGAAGAACGCAGCTCTACGTTCGAAACGACACCTCGAAGCCCGGCAGACATGCTTGAACGCATCAACTCTATTGAGCGTTATCCGGTGTTGGTCATGGTCGATGAGGCGGATCAGGTTGTTGGGTGGGCTGGGCTCAGTAGTTACCGCGCTCGCGCCTGTTACGACGGCATTGCGGACTTTTCCATCTACCTGGATAGCAGTATTCGCGGTCAGGGACTCGGCAAGCAGTTACTTCAGTCATTGTTGAAAGAAGCCGAAACGCACGGATTCTGGAAAGTCCTTTCACGCATTTTTACCTTCAATCACGCCAGCCTCGCTTTGTGCGCAGCCTGCGGTTTCCGCCAGGTGGGGGTGTATGAAAAACACGCTTGTCTCGAAGGTCGCTGGCTCGACTGCGCGATTGTCGAACGCCTGTTTCCGATCAATCAGCCAGCCTGA